From Rhodococcus sp. B7740:
ATCGTGGCCGCGTCCGATACTCCACCGCGGATTCTGGTGCTCACCACTTTCGATCTCGACGAGAGCGCCGCGCGAGCGATCCGCTCCGGAGCAAGCGGTTTCGTGCTCAAGGACGCGGACCCGGAATTTCTGCTCGCCGCGATCCGGACGGTCCATGCGGGTAACTCTGTGATCGCCGCGTCGGCCACGACGGGGCTGCTGGCGCACTTCACACCTACGCCCGAGGTACCGAAGGTTCCCGCCGAGTTCGCCACCCTCACCGCACGGGAGAAGGAACTGTTTCGACTCACCGCCCGTGGGCTGAGCAATTCCGAGATCGCCGCGACGGAATTCTTGAGCGAGGCGACGGTGAAGACACACATCAGTCGAATCTTCGCCAAACTCGCGTTGCGCGACCGAGTGCAGTTGGTGGTCTACGCATTCGAGCACGGACTCACCGGAGACTGACACCGAAGTCATCCTCTCGATGTACGGGGCGAAGACTCGCGCCTGATTACTCCTGTCCGCCCACTTCATAGCGTTGTGGGCATGACAACAACACTCCCCCCGGTCGCCCGGGCATTCCAGGTCAGCAAGTATTTCGGTGACTCGTCCAACCCGGTCAGCGCCCTCGACAACGTCTCTCTCGACATTCACGGCGGCCAGTTCACCGCCATCATGGGACCGTCCGGTTCCGGCAAGTCGACTCTGATGCATGTGATGGCGGGCTTGGACAACGCCAGCACCGGGCATCTGATGTTGGCCGGTGCCGACATCACCGACGCGAACGACGACGCACTGACGACGTTGCGCCGCACGCAGGTCGGGTTCATCTTCCAGTCGTTCAATCTCGTTCCCACCCTCGGTGTTCGGGGCAACATCCTGCTGCCGTTCGAGCTCGACGGCCGCGCCCCCACCGCCGAAGAGGCGGCATGGACAGAGCAGCTCATCGACACTCTGGGATTGCGAGGGCGAGTGAACCACCGCCCGCATCAGCTCTCGGGTGGACAGCAGCAGCGCGTCGCGATCGCCCGCGCACTCGGTACGCGGCCGCACCTCATCTTCGCCGACGAACCCACCGGCAACCTCGATTCCCGAACCGGCCGTGAGGTTCTCGGCCTACTCGCCGCAGCGGTGCGCGAGTACGGTCAGTCGATCGTCATGGTCACCCACGACCCCATCGCGGCCAGCTACGCCGATCGCATCGTCTTCCTCGCCGACGGCCGCATCGCAGACGAACTGCCACGTTCGACGCCGGAGCAGATCTCGAGCTACATGCTGGGAATGGAGCACGCATCATGAACGGTGTGACTTCTGCTCGGGCGTCGAAGGAGCACGGCGCCAGTCTTCTGGTGACGTCGCTGGCGTCGTTCTTCGGTGTGGTGTTGATTCAGGCGACGGCGTTCCTGGTCGACATCTTCGGGGACATGGAAGGTGCCGCCGTCACGGCGCTCTACAGCGTGGCGCTGGTGTTCATCGGTCTCGCGCTGTATGTCGCGGCAGTGGTCACCTCGAACACGTTCGCAACGATCGTCGCGGGACGCACGCGCACGATTGCTCTTCTGCGACTCCTGGGTGCCCGGGCCCGTGACCTACGTCGATCGGTGGCCAGGGAAGGCTTCCTCGTCGGATTGTTCGGTGGTGCGGTCGGTTCGGTTCTCGGAGTCGGTGCCAGCCATCTGGCCCGTGCGGTCGCCGTCTCGGCCGGTCAGCTGCCCGATGTGGAGTACACGTCCGTTCAACCGCTGGTGATCCTGCCGGTGGTCATCGTGGTACTGACGACGACCCTCGCGTCGTATGTCGGGTCACGAAAGGTGCTGGAGGTGACACCCGTTCAGGCGACCGGCGGTGCCGTCGACACGGGGGTGGAGGCTCCGCGGTCGCGGCGTATCAGGACGGCACTGTCGATCGTGCTGATCGCAGGCGGAGTGGCGCTGCTGGGGCTCGGGATCCTGGTCGGGATGGTGAACCCGGCCGGTGTTCTGGTGGCGTTCCTCGGCGGTGTTGCGTCGTTCACCGGAATCATGGTCGGTGCCTATCGAATACTGCCCGCGACGCTGAGGCTTGTCGGGAGACTGTTCGGCCGGGGGCCTGCGGCAAGATTGGCTGCGGCCAACGCAATTCGCTACCCGGATCGCAGTACCCGTACCGCTGTGGGACTGCTGATCGGCGTGACGCTGGTGACCACGTTCGCCGTCGCGATGTACAGCTACCGGTCGATGCTCGTCGACGAATACGACGAGGCCTCCGTCGACCAGGTACTCACCGTGACGGTGGGAATCATGACCGGATTGATCGGGTTCTCGGCTGTGATCGCGGCAGTCGGGATGGTGAACAATCTGCTGCTGAGCATTCTGCAGCGCACCCGA
This genomic window contains:
- a CDS encoding response regulator, yielding MADRIEVALVDDQQLFRAGIRMLISSQPDLEFVGEAGNGREAVELAASAKPDVMLMDVRMPVLDGIAATEQIVAASDTPPRILVLTTFDLDESAARAIRSGASGFVLKDADPEFLLAAIRTVHAGNSVIAASATTGLLAHFTPTPEVPKVPAEFATLTAREKELFRLTARGLSNSEIAATEFLSEATVKTHISRIFAKLALRDRVQLVVYAFEHGLTGD
- a CDS encoding ABC transporter ATP-binding protein gives rise to the protein MTTTLPPVARAFQVSKYFGDSSNPVSALDNVSLDIHGGQFTAIMGPSGSGKSTLMHVMAGLDNASTGHLMLAGADITDANDDALTTLRRTQVGFIFQSFNLVPTLGVRGNILLPFELDGRAPTAEEAAWTEQLIDTLGLRGRVNHRPHQLSGGQQQRVAIARALGTRPHLIFADEPTGNLDSRTGREVLGLLAAAVREYGQSIVMVTHDPIAASYADRIVFLADGRIADELPRSTPEQISSYMLGMEHAS
- a CDS encoding ABC transporter permease; amino-acid sequence: MNGVTSARASKEHGASLLVTSLASFFGVVLIQATAFLVDIFGDMEGAAVTALYSVALVFIGLALYVAAVVTSNTFATIVAGRTRTIALLRLLGARARDLRRSVAREGFLVGLFGGAVGSVLGVGASHLARAVAVSAGQLPDVEYTSVQPLVILPVVIVVLTTTLASYVGSRKVLEVTPVQATGGAVDTGVEAPRSRRIRTALSIVLIAGGVALLGLGILVGMVNPAGVLVAFLGGVASFTGIMVGAYRILPATLRLVGRLFGRGPAARLAAANAIRYPDRSTRTAVGLLIGVTLVTTFAVAMYSYRSMLVDEYDEASVDQVLTVTVGIMTGLIGFSAVIAAVGMVNNLLLSILQRTREIGLLRALGFTRKQIRTMIVSESSQMVVASMGFGLILGIGYGWAAAQSLLGSLDSRGLTAPTLPWVVIAGTVLCGGLLALGASLTPARRANQISPVLALADV